From one Desulfurobacterium thermolithotrophum DSM 11699 genomic stretch:
- a CDS encoding hydrogenase maturation protease, protein MKLLIGIGNPNFSDDGLGFWTVEALCGEIQAVHFLSPSLYMVKTLLGKEKVVIVDAVKLGLKPGEIVELDLTSGQNQKLYGGNSHSVSLSEIITVGYSLFADKMPREIKFIGVEAADLETFKNELTEPVKKAFPKVVEKVKNILFPK, encoded by the coding sequence TTGAAATTGTTAATAGGTATAGGCAATCCCAACTTCTCTGATGATGGTTTAGGGTTTTGGACTGTGGAAGCTCTTTGCGGGGAGATTCAAGCCGTTCACTTTCTCTCCCCTTCTTTATATATGGTGAAAACACTTTTGGGAAAAGAGAAAGTAGTAATAGTAGATGCTGTAAAGCTCGGTCTTAAACCTGGAGAAATCGTAGAACTTGACTTGACATCCGGGCAAAACCAGAAACTTTATGGGGGAAATAGTCATTCTGTTTCTCTTAGTGAAATTATAACTGTTGGTTACAGTTTATTTGCTGATAAGATGCCAAGAGAAATAAAATTTATTGGAGTAGAAGCGGCAGACTTGGAAACGTTCAAAAATGAATTAACTGAACCAGTAAAGAAAGCTTTTCCAAAGGTTGTGGAGAAAGTTAAGAATATCTTATTTCCAAAATAG
- a CDS encoding Ni/Fe hydrogenase subunit alpha, translated as MMKKVTIEPLTRLEGHGKITVFLNDNGKIDEVFFQVVEFMGYEKLVQNVPIEEVPRIASTICGVCRAVHFMASLKAGDQIFSVEPPPVAKKLRKLLLSAHYIEDHTEILYAMGLPDFICGPTAPPEERNIIGVAKKLGKEFVKEILEKRFSAARIVEILGGKTTHPASAIPGGWSKDISEDEVKELQKLAEDCLKLGKQSVELFKEIVVKNPEYSKLLKEETFNVATNYMGTVDKNNKVAYYEGIQKIISPFGQEIGSFTDKEYLDYFAERTIQWSYAKFPYLKSVGWKGFIDGEGTPFCSVGPLARFNVSDGYSTPLAQKAYEEMVEFFGGKPVHNIFAYHWARAIEILNHAEIVKELVNDPEITNPNTCNPVGKVSGEGVGIIEAPRGTLIHHYKTDENAMVTDANMIVPTTFNNGSIQIAVKKAAKFFFDDGKFDEAKLNLIEMAHRPYDLCLACATHAFPGQIPIQLEVYTKNGKLIKKLRNF; from the coding sequence ATGATGAAAAAAGTTACGATAGAACCACTAACTAGACTCGAAGGTCACGGAAAAATTACCGTCTTTTTAAATGACAACGGAAAGATTGACGAAGTTTTTTTCCAAGTGGTTGAGTTTATGGGATATGAGAAGCTAGTCCAAAATGTTCCAATAGAAGAGGTTCCTAGAATAGCAAGTACTATTTGTGGAGTATGTAGGGCTGTTCACTTTATGGCTTCACTAAAAGCTGGAGACCAAATATTTTCGGTAGAACCTCCTCCCGTAGCTAAAAAGCTAAGAAAATTGTTACTTTCTGCTCACTACATAGAAGATCATACTGAAATTTTATATGCTATGGGACTTCCAGACTTTATATGTGGACCAACAGCACCACCTGAAGAGAGAAATATAATCGGAGTTGCAAAAAAACTTGGCAAAGAATTCGTTAAAGAAATTCTTGAGAAGAGATTTTCTGCAGCTAGAATAGTGGAGATATTGGGAGGTAAAACTACTCACCCTGCGTCGGCGATACCAGGTGGATGGTCTAAAGACATAAGTGAAGATGAGGTAAAGGAGCTCCAAAAATTGGCCGAAGATTGTTTAAAACTAGGCAAACAAAGTGTAGAACTATTTAAAGAAATAGTAGTAAAAAATCCTGAATATTCTAAACTATTGAAAGAAGAAACCTTTAACGTTGCTACTAACTATATGGGAACAGTCGATAAGAACAATAAAGTTGCCTATTACGAAGGTATTCAAAAGATAATATCTCCTTTTGGACAGGAAATAGGAAGCTTTACCGATAAAGAATATCTTGATTACTTTGCCGAAAGAACAATACAGTGGAGTTACGCAAAATTCCCTTACCTTAAATCTGTAGGCTGGAAAGGATTTATTGACGGAGAAGGAACTCCTTTCTGTAGTGTAGGACCACTTGCAAGATTTAACGTATCTGATGGTTACAGTACTCCCCTTGCTCAAAAGGCTTATGAGGAGATGGTAGAATTCTTTGGAGGAAAACCTGTTCATAATATATTTGCCTACCACTGGGCAAGAGCCATAGAAATACTCAATCATGCAGAAATAGTTAAAGAGCTTGTAAATGATCCAGAAATAACTAATCCCAACACCTGCAATCCCGTTGGAAAAGTTTCTGGAGAAGGAGTTGGAATTATAGAAGCACCGAGGGGAACGTTAATACACCACTACAAGACTGACGAAAATGCAATGGTAACTGACGCTAACATGATTGTTCCAACTACGTTTAACAACGGCTCTATACAGATCGCTGTTAAAAAAGCTGCTAAGTTTTTCTTTGATGATGGAAAATTTGATGAAGCCAAACTCAATCTTATAGAAATGGCGCATAGGCCTTATGATTTATGTTTAGCTTGTGCTACTCATGCTTTTCCAGGTCAGATTCCAATTCAGCTTGAAGTGTATACAAAGAACGGAAAACTCATTAAGAAGTTGAGGAACTTTTAA
- a CDS encoding NADH ubiquinone dehydrogenase has protein sequence MLKLKMAYYLGGGCAGCETSLLDTATKLMDFLDHVELMFFAPTLIDKKYKDLESIPDGSIDIGFFTGNVRNSEHEHIAKFMRRKCKTLIAFGICASLGGIKGLVNIYRQEEIVKKAYIETITTDNTEGIVPQPEYVADGKYPLDLPVLKPARALDQVVKVDYYVGGCPPHYNHIKWILESILKNDLPAKGSWLTMGTAVCDACPRNPIRYGGIKKKPTQVKRTLEKPPKDVCLLEAGYLCLGPITQGDCGAACLKANMPCRGCGGPIPGVSDFAIKAVSTIATTLDNKNLLKEIPAPVQLFYRYSLPKSKLIKSKD, from the coding sequence ATGTTAAAGCTTAAAATGGCTTATTATTTGGGAGGTGGATGTGCAGGTTGTGAGACCTCTCTTTTAGATACGGCTACTAAGCTTATGGATTTTCTTGACCACGTAGAACTCATGTTTTTTGCTCCCACTTTAATAGATAAAAAGTATAAAGATCTAGAGTCTATCCCAGACGGCTCAATTGATATAGGTTTCTTTACGGGAAATGTAAGAAATTCCGAACATGAACATATAGCAAAATTTATGAGGAGAAAATGCAAAACACTAATTGCTTTTGGTATATGTGCAAGTTTAGGAGGCATCAAAGGTTTAGTTAACATTTACAGGCAAGAAGAGATTGTCAAAAAAGCTTACATTGAAACTATAACAACTGACAACACTGAAGGTATTGTTCCTCAGCCAGAATATGTAGCAGATGGTAAATACCCTTTAGATCTTCCTGTTCTTAAACCTGCCAGAGCTCTCGATCAGGTTGTTAAAGTAGATTACTATGTAGGTGGATGTCCTCCCCATTACAACCACATAAAGTGGATACTTGAATCCATCCTTAAAAACGATCTTCCAGCAAAAGGTAGTTGGTTAACTATGGGAACAGCTGTTTGCGATGCATGTCCAAGAAATCCTATACGCTACGGTGGTATTAAAAAAAAGCCTACACAGGTAAAAAGAACACTAGAAAAGCCACCAAAGGACGTATGTCTTTTAGAAGCTGGATATCTTTGTTTAGGCCCTATTACTCAAGGTGATTGCGGAGCAGCTTGCTTAAAAGCCAATATGCCTTGTAGGGGATGTGGAGGTCCGATCCCAGGAGTGTCAGACTTTGCCATTAAAGCGGTAAGCACCATAGCTACAACTTTAGATAATAAAAATCTGCTTAAAGAGATACCTGCTCCTGTTCAGCTTTTTTATAGATACAGCCTTCCAAAATCTAAACTGATCAAATCAAAAGATTAG
- a CDS encoding hydrogenase iron-sulfur subunit has protein sequence MKKVGVVFCSCGEQINQKINFKELKELALKLPGVEEVIITKDLCKSPEKQLESLRGKVSSLIFGGCSERSSLQFNEDRIQKLLKFLQIDPAMFETLNLREQCVMIHDNIEGINAKAKDMLLMAYEKLKTNVGALKEKLKKRVLIVGGGVAGQSCAQALADIGVESVIVEEKPYLGGLTASIPALWQSESYPSVCTSQCVLPVVGRETMLRDRIKVLTNSEIEDIEKDSGTFKVKIRRKSIKINPDKCIACGECEKVCPVEVPNEFNLGKTKRKAIYKPFPLAIPDVYHIDEAACIFCGECEKVCPTQAINLQAESETIEEEVGAIVIATGLKGGDVSQYRELGYEFPEVITLTEYQRYSANNFFGNKPKEIAFILCKKDEEGYCSRLCCLETAKIAALLAKQMPDIKVRIFYRSLRTTGRAFEEFRKRAEAGGVEFIQTVVEKVEREGKGKLRIKTEKGEFTANLAVLAEPLVPAQARITQMLNMYTDIYGFPLEFQPRVINPLESFVERVYVIGTAKGFKDVQESIESALGVAPKIYKDLKGREKKYYAQIDQDKCSRCETCLMCCPHGAISVKKGKTPEDNWIEIDPNLCRGCGLCYAACPSKAINFSNLEDEQILKMVEVAFKHLPKDKPRILAFLCYWCAYGAADLMGVNGEKLPENFRSIRVRCSASLSLEVINEILSRNLADGIIVAGCPEHNCHHVWGNYMQERRIEMLNESLRLLGVNNKLVKWEYIGVPNWKKLANSIRKMNEVLTKLKEDNYVKA, from the coding sequence ATGAAAAAGGTTGGAGTGGTTTTTTGTAGTTGCGGAGAGCAAATCAACCAAAAGATTAACTTCAAAGAACTTAAAGAACTTGCACTTAAACTACCAGGAGTTGAAGAAGTAATTATTACAAAAGACTTATGTAAATCCCCTGAGAAGCAGCTAGAATCTCTGCGAGGAAAAGTTAGCAGCTTAATATTTGGTGGTTGTTCTGAGAGATCTTCTTTACAGTTTAACGAAGATAGAATTCAAAAGCTGCTCAAGTTTCTCCAGATAGATCCTGCGATGTTTGAAACGTTAAATTTGAGAGAACAATGCGTAATGATTCACGACAACATAGAAGGAATAAACGCAAAAGCAAAAGATATGCTCCTAATGGCTTACGAAAAACTTAAAACCAATGTAGGAGCTCTAAAAGAAAAACTTAAGAAAAGAGTTTTAATTGTTGGGGGAGGGGTTGCAGGTCAATCATGCGCTCAAGCTTTAGCAGATATAGGCGTGGAATCAGTTATCGTAGAGGAAAAACCTTATCTAGGAGGTTTGACAGCCTCTATTCCCGCTCTCTGGCAATCTGAAAGTTATCCTTCCGTTTGTACCAGTCAGTGCGTTTTACCTGTAGTCGGTAGAGAAACCATGTTGAGAGACAGAATAAAAGTACTTACAAACTCAGAAATAGAAGACATAGAAAAAGATAGTGGAACCTTTAAAGTAAAAATAAGAAGAAAATCAATAAAGATAAATCCTGATAAGTGCATAGCCTGTGGAGAATGTGAGAAAGTATGTCCTGTTGAAGTTCCTAATGAGTTCAATCTTGGGAAAACAAAGAGAAAAGCTATTTATAAACCGTTTCCTTTAGCCATTCCCGATGTCTATCACATAGATGAAGCTGCATGTATCTTTTGTGGAGAATGTGAAAAGGTCTGTCCAACTCAGGCAATAAATTTACAGGCTGAAAGTGAAACGATAGAAGAGGAAGTTGGTGCAATTGTTATCGCAACAGGATTAAAAGGAGGAGATGTATCCCAATATAGAGAATTAGGTTATGAATTTCCAGAAGTAATAACACTTACAGAGTATCAAAGATATAGTGCAAACAACTTTTTCGGAAATAAGCCTAAGGAAATAGCTTTTATTCTGTGTAAAAAAGATGAAGAAGGCTACTGTTCAAGATTATGTTGCCTTGAGACTGCAAAGATTGCTGCCTTACTTGCCAAACAGATGCCAGATATTAAAGTGAGAATCTTTTACCGCAGTTTAAGAACAACAGGACGCGCCTTTGAAGAATTTAGAAAGAGAGCAGAAGCTGGAGGGGTTGAGTTCATTCAAACAGTAGTTGAAAAGGTAGAAAGAGAAGGAAAAGGAAAATTAAGAATAAAAACTGAGAAAGGAGAATTTACAGCTAATTTAGCAGTTCTGGCTGAACCACTTGTTCCTGCCCAGGCAAGAATAACTCAAATGTTAAATATGTATACAGATATTTACGGATTTCCGCTTGAATTCCAGCCGAGAGTTATTAATCCACTTGAAAGTTTTGTAGAAAGAGTCTACGTCATTGGAACAGCAAAAGGATTCAAAGACGTTCAGGAAAGTATAGAATCTGCTTTAGGAGTTGCTCCTAAGATTTACAAAGATTTAAAGGGAAGAGAAAAGAAATATTATGCCCAGATTGACCAAGACAAGTGTTCTAGGTGTGAAACTTGTCTTATGTGTTGTCCACACGGAGCAATTTCTGTAAAGAAAGGAAAAACTCCTGAAGACAACTGGATAGAAATAGATCCTAATTTGTGTAGAGGTTGTGGCCTCTGTTACGCTGCATGTCCATCTAAAGCCATCAATTTCTCTAATCTTGAAGACGAACAAATACTGAAGATGGTAGAAGTAGCCTTTAAGCATCTTCCAAAAGATAAACCTAGAATTCTCGCTTTTCTCTGTTACTGGTGTGCCTACGGTGCAGCAGATTTAATGGGAGTAAATGGAGAAAAACTTCCTGAAAACTTTAGAAGTATAAGAGTAAGATGTTCTGCCTCTTTAAGCCTTGAAGTTATTAACGAAATATTGAGCAGAAATTTGGCAGACGGAATTATTGTAGCAGGATGTCCTGAACACAACTGTCATCACGTGTGGGGTAACTATATGCAGGAAAGAAGGATAGAAATGCTTAATGAAAGTTTGCGGTTACTTGGAGTCAACAACAAACTGGTGAAATGGGAATACATAGGTGTTCCCAACTGGAAGAAATTGGCCAACTCTATAAGGAAAATGAACGAAGTTCTAACCAAATTGAAGGAGGATAACTATGTTAAAGCTTAA